gcaagtgcaccggTGCTCTTTTGCCCGGGCACCACCTCAGCATTCCATGATTTTGACTGGGCAAGCTCCATTTTTCCTCTCCACCGGGCCTGTTTTGCCTGGGCAGGATTTGCCTTTGTTTGACCAAGGGCAAGAAAAATGTCAAGCCCATGCCTTTTTCTTTGCCCAGGCTTGGCTTGCTGCCACCTTGGCCTGCAGCAGAACATGGCTGACATCACAATGGCTGCGCAGAAGGAGACGCGACAGAGAGACAGCGTGAAGAGCACGGGCGAATGGTGTGCTGCCACGTCCAGTACAGTaaaaaatgaacagtaaaaCGGTGAACAGTAGACATGAACAGTAAAACGGAACACTAAGTCAGAACAGTTAAATCCACTAGGTGAACAGTGGATTATGTGAACAGTAAATGTGAACAGTGAAAAGGAgtgaacagtgttgaccgggcaagaaaacAACGGGtgcaaacccatgtccagtggcagtgaatagtaacttgaccggtcgaattcttgacttctcgactttgtcttttcttgactacgggtgcacttgctcttaaCTGTAATAAAAATTGATGAAAGGTTTAAAAAATCAGGTATTGTCAGCAAACCAGCACAAAGCACGTAGATCAGCTGGTCGCCTGGTCCCGACCCACCCAAAACCTCACGAACCATTTCCCAAAACGCAAAAAACATGAAAACGAGGTCCCACCCACGTTCCAATTCCATGAAACAACTATTATACTCTTACTCATACTTAACGGGACCGTCACAAAGACGTCACGGCGGCCCTGACCTGTTCCGTCTAAACGCCTGGTCTCTCTGTCTCGCCCCTCCCCTCCTTCTCTAACGTCGTCGTTCCCTTCAACCCCCGGTAACCGTAACGTCcgctccttctctctctctctaatggcCTCCTGTGACGACGACTTCTCTCTCCTCGGCAGTAACGACTCAAACCCTAACCACCGCAACCCTCATGCGCCTCCCAACTCCCACCGCATTCCCCAGCCCTACGCGCCTCGCTTCGCCACCCGAACTACCCCGCCCGTGGTCACCGTCTCAAGCGGCGACAAGGCCAACGCCGGAGAAGATCAGGACGACGGCGAGGACTACGGAGACGCCGCCGCGTTCTGTTCCAACCCCTTCGACAGCGGCACGGATCAGAACGACGTCGCGTCGAAGAGGAAGGACCAGTCCGATGAGCTCAGCGACGGAGCCGGCGGCGGTGGCGGAGGAGGTTCGTACACCATCATCAGGAGATCGAAATCCTCGGCCGTGGCCGCCGGAGAGTACCGGAAGGATCGCGAGGAGTGGAGCGACGGCGCGATCGCTTGCCTTCTCGATGCGTACATGGACAAGTTCACGCAGCTGAATCGGGGAAATCTGAGAGGCCGGGATTGGGAGGAGGTGGCCGTGATCGTGAGCCAGAGGTCCGAGAGGCAAACCAAGAGCGTCGAACAGTGTAAGAACAAGGTCGATAATTTGAAGAAGAGGTACAAGCTCGAGAGGCACAGGATGACCAATTCTGGAAATTCGCCGAGTCATTGGCCTTGGTTCAAGAGAATGGAGCAGATCGTCGGCAATTCGCTTCCGGCGAAGGCCACCTCTGATGATGACAGAGGCGTTACTTCCTCGGGTCCCACGCCTCAGAAATCAAAGAggttcgattttttttttttggtggattCTGTTTGGTTGGTGGTGTAGTACAGTTGGTGACTATCTGTTTGTTTTTGGCAGAAATGCAAGTGCAATTACTAGTCCTGTGACTCAGATAAACAAGCAGCCGAAATTCAGTCTTAAATGGCGAAGAGTGGTGTTCAAAGTCAGTGGTGCTGCTCTAGCTGGCACTGCTGCTAACAACATTGACCCAAAGGTTGTTTGCACTACCATTAATTCTTTGAGCGAAATATTGATAATGGTCTGTTTTGTTGAGTTACTTCCGTTGAACGAGTttcgatatgtgttttgtgattGCGCAGATAACAATGCTGATTGCGAGAGAAGTTGCAATGGCCTGCCGCAGTGGGGTGGAGGTACTGCTGATGTCTGTGATTGTCATCTGCGAGCTTATGTGCTCAACCTTGTTTTTTACTTCTTAAAATGTTGCTTGGTGAAATAGGTGGCAATTGTTGTTGGTGGTCGCAACTTCTTTTGCGGAAATACGTGGGTGAATGAAACAGGTTTAGACAGAAGTACTGCATACCAAACTGGGTAAGTTTTATTGCTCATCTTGCATTTTAACATTGTCCTTGTGTTCTTTGGATCATACCACCTATTATTTAGGATTATGGTATCTTTAAAAGGTTTAAATAGCACTACTGTATCCCAACCTGGGTATACGCCGACTGGGTATCCTCAGTAGCCTTGGAATATTATCACGATCATTTCATATTCTAAGTAAAGAATATCAAAAGAAGTTTGGgccattcttttttttcttaattgtaTGGAatcaatccttttctttttcctttttcacctGGGCCTGTAAGTTAGATGTTATCTGACTCCCCGCTTTACTTTTCAATAAGGAACTATAATAAGACCGACACCCTAAAACACTGCTCGCGAAAAGGTAATTGCAATATGTTCGTTTATTTATTCTGATCTAGTGCTACTTGTCATCATGACTTGTATGGGTGACTTCTCAGTGGTCTCATAAATCAACTATCTTAGTAGTGTTACCCCTGGAGGATGTATGATTTCATATCCTTATGTGTTTTCAGTCAAAACATGCCTGCATCTGCTGTACACTTGTATCATGTGACTAATTGCCTGAATTGGGGAGGAAATTAAGTGTAATGTGTGAGGGATGTCATAGAAATATTGTGATTGAGGAAGAACATTGGGTTTGTGTCCTATCTTCAACTACTTATTGCTATGCTTATCAGAAATTGCCTGATAGTGTTTATGATGCTCAAATTTGTGCCCACACATTGCATGACCTAAACAAGTTGATTCTCTGATGTCTACCAGCATGATGACCACTGTAATGAATTCGATATTGCTCCAGTCAGCATTTGAGAAGATGGCAATCCAGACTCGTGTTCAAAGTGCATTTTCTCTGCCAGAGCTTGCTGAACCATACAATAGGCAACGGGCCATCCGGCATCTTGAAAAAGGCAGGGTTGTAATATTTGCTGGAATTGGTGCTGGCACTGGAAATCCACTCTTTACGACTGACACAGCTGCGGCACTTAGAGCTTCAGAAAGTATGTCTCTGTACCTTTCACGCTTTCAAATAAATTACATCACATTTTGAACTACTGTTCTACTTCAGCTCTTAGACACACACTCACATGATACATGCATGGATCCTCACACCCTCAATCTCTTTGATTTTCAATAAAAGTTTGACGATCTTAATTTTCAGTCCATGCAGAGGCAGTACTCAAGGGTACCAATGTTGATGGTGTGTATGACCGCAATTCTCAAGACAATAATTTTACGTTCCAGCACATCTCTTTTAGGGAGTTGGTCACCAGAGGTGAGCACAACATGGACACAATGGCACTAACCTTATGTGAGGACAACAGGATTCCAGGTGAGTACATTATGATTTTATATGTAATTAGCTCCAGGCTTGTGCTTTACCTTGGTGCAGGCATTTCCCATTGTTAGTACATGAATGCATCAAAATAGAGATGTAGAGGGTTAGTTCTGTTACTTGGAATAATAATGAGTATTGAGTCATCCAACTGTCCACATTTTGTGATCAAGCAAGTATGAATCTAAGAAACTGTGAAGAGTATTTAAATTATTCAAGTAGTACCTTTGTTCATGTACATTACATTTAAGCAATTTATGTTTACTGTGCAGTTGTGATCTTTAATCTACTAGAGACTGGAAATATATCAAAAGCACTTCGTGGAGAACAAGTTGGTACCCTGATTGATCAGGTTGGAAGTATGAGTTAATGTTTATAAAACTCAGAGCTGTTGTATCGTTAGGTCAGTAGCCCTAGGTAGTTGTCAAGTTAGGAGTATTCGTGGTTGCTGGGCTACTTGCTGAGATCCTTGGCAAAACGATTGGTCACCTGACTACATGCAGAGGTAGAGTATAGATTCTAACTATTGTAACATTAGCTAGTAATTGATGATTACTTGATTAGTGATCATGTTTAAGTTATGCAATTTAAGGTGGTGCTAGTGTTTATTGTTCTGTAAATGGTATGAACTTGGTGATGATATTACTTGGAGAAGATTGTTGATGCAGATGAGGATAGCTTCTTTATTGGTACATTTGGTATGTAAACGGCTACATATGGTTCGAAGTTATGATTCATGAAAGACTGAAATTATTGTTGTACTTCTGTGTAAActttaaatcctataaatgcaTCTTGGAACTCCTAGATTGCCTTATATTGCATTGTATAATCAGTTCTATCAAGTTTGATGCTTGAAAATTGTCAATCCAGGCTAGTGTTAAATGCTGCAGCAATGATATTTGA
Above is a genomic segment from Rosa chinensis cultivar Old Blush chromosome 3, RchiOBHm-V2, whole genome shotgun sequence containing:
- the LOC112191789 gene encoding uncharacterized protein LOC112191789 encodes the protein MASCDDDFSLLGSNDSNPNHRNPHAPPNSHRIPQPYAPRFATRTTPPVVTVSSGDKANAGEDQDDGEDYGDAAAFCSNPFDSGTDQNDVASKRKDQSDELSDGAGGGGGGGSYTIIRRSKSSAVAAGEYRKDREEWSDGAIACLLDAYMDKFTQLNRGNLRGRDWEEVAVIVSQRSERQTKSVEQCKNKVDNLKKRYKLERHRMTNSGNSPSHWPWFKRMEQIVGNSLPAKATSDDDRGVTSSGPTPQKSKRNASAITSPVTQINKQPKFSLKWRRVVFKVSGAALAGTAANNIDPKITMLIAREVAMACRSGVEVAIVVGGRNFFCGNTWVNETGLDRSTAYQTGMMTTVMNSILLQSAFEKMAIQTRVQSAFSLPELAEPYNRQRAIRHLEKGRVVIFAGIGAGTGNPLFTTDTAAALRASEIHAEAVLKGTNVDGVYDRNSQDNNFTFQHISFRELVTRGEHNMDTMALTLCEDNRIPVVIFNLLETGNISKALRGEQVGTLIDQVGSMS